Proteins from one Athalia rosae chromosome 8, iyAthRosa1.1, whole genome shotgun sequence genomic window:
- the LOC105693266 gene encoding rhythmically expressed gene 2 protein-like: MMNLIRPRLVTFDVTGTLLMTALEVHYTEIGSLHGISMDSKKLVTSFKNNFHKLAQDHPIFGKTTGLGWQNWWRTIVYNVFRDQDKNSSEKTLDKVADHLIECYGTKKCWHKYPDTLKILNYLKKQDVVLGVISNFDSRLESVLVSTELRPYFSFVLTSYDFGSEKPDPTIFEEALRRSKPYSNTSIQPHEALHIGDTYDRDYLGAKNANWNAILIKRDSKQKIDLAKAPADDVFQNLDDVLVHLNSVFSKQDEKLC; encoded by the coding sequence ATGATGAATCTGATACGACCACGATTGGTAACGTTCGATGTGACGGGGACGTTGCTCATGACAGCGTTGGAAGTGCATTACACAGAAATTGGTTCGTTGCATGGTATCTCGATGGACTCCAAAAAATTGGTGACAAGTTTTAAGAATAACTTTCACAAACTGGCTCAAGACCATCCAATTTTTGGAAAGACTACCGGGCTGGGATGGCAAAACTGGTGGAGAACCATAGTATACAATGTCTTTAGAGATCAGGACAAGAACAGCAGTGAGAAAACACTCGACAAAGTAGCCGATCACCTCATAGAATGCTACGGTACCAAAAAATGCTGGCACAAGTATCCCGACACCTTGAAAATACTCAATTATTTGAAGAAACAAGACGTCGTACTCGGCGTTATATCCAACTTTGATTCTCGACTGGAATCTGTACTTGTTAGCACCGAGTTACGCCCTTATTTCTCCTTTGTTCTCACCTCCTACGACTTTGGATCCGAAAAGCCAGATCCAACTATATTCGAGGAGGCTCTAAGAAGGTCAAAACCTTATTCCAACACTTCTATACAGCCTCACGAAGCTCTGCACATCGGCGATACCTACGACAGGGATTATCTCGGAGCTAAAAATGCAAATTGGAACGCTATATTGATCAAACGGGACtccaaacaaaaaattgacctGGCCAAAGCACCTGCCGACGATGTTTTTCAAAACCTCGACGACGTTCTAGTACATTTGAACAGCGTCTTTAGCaaacaagatgaaaaattatgttgA